A part of Salvelinus alpinus chromosome 5, SLU_Salpinus.1, whole genome shotgun sequence genomic DNA contains:
- the LOC139576610 gene encoding uncharacterized protein yields MAGKRRILPSWMARKDEDRVKDKETLKRITSGKRTMRKRVERVAFYCMNEKELVEAAVSYLNDFGGGEDGASHDDKQVKSSVVGCSMNAKNNCVREKKRRLSELDVVAESSDSDAQERTYVSETDIDIAEEYTLLYAQNNNTEQGPEGQSSGPGHGHDDADGHGDLAQGVEGAEDRSQSPTADDDALRLVREIFFT; encoded by the exons ATGGCAGGAAAGCGGCGGATACTACCGTCTTGGATGGCGAGGAAGGATGAGGACAGAGTGAAAGATAAGGAGACACTGAAGAGGATAACTTCAGGCAAGAGAACAATGAGGAAACGAGTTGAAAG AGTGGCTTTCTACTGCATGAATGAAAAGGAGCTGGTGGAGGCAGCTGTCAGTTATTTGAATGATTTTGGAGGTGGAGAAGATGGAGCTAGTCATGATGACAAACAG gtgaaaagtagtgtggtgGGCTGCTCTATGAATGCAAAAAACAACTGTGtcagggagaagaagaggaggctgtCTGAGTTGGACGTGGTGGCGGAGTCCTCAGACTCTGATGCCCAGGAGAGGACGTATGTCTCAGAAACGGACATCGACATAGCCGAGGAGTACACTCTACTGTACgctcaaaacaacaacacagagcaggGACCTGAGGGTCAGAGTTCAGGACCAGGTCACGGTCACGACGATGCTGATGGTCATGGGGATTTGGCTCAGGGTGTTGAAGGAGCAGAGGACCGGTCACAGTCTCCCACAGCAGATGATGATGCCCTCAGGCTTGTAAGGGAGATATTCTTCACCTGA